The DNA sequence AAGCCTGACCGTGGCGATATACGTGATAATGGCCTTCGTTGCCTTTGGGGTGCTGCCTTACGGTGAGCTTGCCAAATCTAAATCGGCAATGGCCGACGTGGCTGCCACATACCTTCCCTTTGGCGCGGCCGGCATAGTGGCCTTGGGGGCCCTCATGGCATTTACCACGTCCATTAATGCCACCCTCATGGCTCCGCCCAGGGTCCTCTTGGTGCTTGCCGAAGACGGCGTAATACCTCCTGTTTTATCCAGGGTGCACCCGAAGTTTCATACCCCCCACGTTGCCCTTACCATAAGCACGCTTGTCGCGCTGGCCCTCCTTTTGACCAAGACCTTGGACTACATCCTTGCCGTCACCCTGCAATCCATCTTCATACTTTACATCATTCATGGCGTGGCCTTGATAGCCCTTCCCTTCATAAACAAAAAACTTTACGATAGCGCCCTCTTCCGCCCAAGGAGACTTCTGATCGTGGTATGTGGTTTATTTTCCGTTTGTTGTATGATAGCTTTCAGCTATAAGATGCTCATCCAGACGTGGCCGTTGATCCTGCTTTGCGCCGTCGTCGGGACGGGAGTGTTCATATATGGCATGGCAAGGAATTTTCGCGGCGAAAGGGTTTTAAAGGGAGCCGAAAAGAGCTGATATCATAATGGCAAACGATAGGCTTGGCGTGAAATGGCTGACCTATTGGCATTGCGCGATAGTTGCAGTCGCCTTGCTTTTAAGCTTCTTATTCTGTCCTTCTGAGCTCGAAGGTCTTGAAGGTTTGTCGCCCAAGGTCTCGCAGAACCCCTTTTATTATCTAAACGACGACTTTGGTCAGCCCATATTGCCGAGCCTTGAGCAGGCAATGCGGGCTGACCGTGCAAGAGGCAGGTTTTTTCTTCCCTGGACGGAAGGAGGCTTTAGGCACTTAAAAGAAGACCTGCTTTGGCCCTTTAGAGCTTACCTGCCCGGAGGGGTTTACGATGAAGCCGGAATTTTGCGCCAAAAAGGGTGGTTTGACGAATTATACGACAAGGTCAAGGTCGAAGCCTTTGGCGGCGTAGACGCCCCAGGCATAACGCTTGCGGAGGTCGACCTTAGGCTATTTCCTACGTATGAGCCGATTTTCTTGTCGCCCGAGCTTCCCGGCGAAGGATATCCCTTCGACTATGGGCAGGTATCTCATGTAAACGGAGGAGAGCCGATCAGGATCTCGCATTTTTCCGCTGACAACTCCTGGGCATACGTTGAAACTTCCTTTGCCGCAGGTTGGGTCGACGCCGAAAAGATTGCTCTTGTAAGCAGGGAAGCAATCGAAGGGTGTTTGTCGATGCCGATGGCGGCAGTGGTAAAGGATAACGAAGCGGTAAGCGAAAACGGCCGTTTTCTTTTTAACGTCAAAATAGGTGCCCTTTTCCCGCTAAATAAGGAGTTGCTATATGAGCTTGAAGTGCTTGTGCCGACAGGCAGGGATGAAAGGGGATTTGCCAAGTTCGACTGCGTTCGCTTGCCAAGGGAAACAGTAAGGAGGTGGCCTCTGGAGTTTACGCAGTGGAACGCTGCCGCGATCATAAACGAGATGATCGGAGAAAGCTACGGCTGGGGTGGTTTGTCCGGCAAAAGGGACTGCTCGGCCACTACCAGAGATTTCTTCTTGCCCTTCGGCGTGTGGTTGCCCAGGAACTCAAAGGCGCAGGCAGAAAGCGGGGTGTTTATCTCCCTTGAGGGGTTGACGGCCCTTCAAAAGGAAAGGCTCATAATCGAGAGGGGGACCCCCTTTGCGAGCTTGCTCTACAAGCCTGGCCATATCATGCTTTATGTCGGCACCTACAGGGGAAAGGTCGTAGTTTTTCATAACCTTTGGGGGCTTAAGACGCAAGTCAAGGGCAAGGAGGGCCGTTACGTCATAGGCCGTTCTATATTCAGCACCCTGGATATCGGAAATGATTTTCCGGACATCAGATCGGAGGACCTCTTGATCAACAACATAACGGGATTGGCGGGTATACTGTAAGCGTTCATCTCTACTAGAAGAACAGATGCCGCGTTAGTATTATGATATGAAGTAAATCTTCGTAATTTTTAACGAATATCATCAGCTTCCAAAGAGTTGGCTCATGAAGAGCTCGCTGCTCCTGGAAGAATAACATTAAACCTTAAAGTTAAGATATTATTATAGCAACAGTATGAACTAATTGTTGTTGATTCTCCTTTTTGCTTGACATGGAGGATATTCAGATGTATGATTTCCGAGAACGGATATATATATCCGTTAATTTGGGGGTGTCCCTGCATGGAAATGCCGCTGTTGGACGTTAGGAACCTAAAGACCTATTTTTACATTGAAGATGTTGTCATTCCAGCGGTGGATTCTGTAAGTTTCGTCGTTCAGCCTGGCGAAACTTTAGGAATAGTGGGAGAATCAGGGTCAGGCAAGAGCGTTACAGCCCTTTCGATAATGCGTTTAATCCCCCAACCCCCTGCAAAGATAATCGATGGAGAGATTTTATTTAAAGGCGAAGACCTCATGCTTAAGAGTGAGGATGAGATGAGGAAGATCCGTGGAAACGAGATCTCCATGATTTTTCAGGAACCGATGACCTCCTTAAATCCCGTTCTTACAGTTGGAGCTCAGATTTCTGAAGCAATTATGCTTCATCAGGGAGCATCCAAGAAAGAAGCGTTAGAGAAAAGCGAACACCTGTTGCACCTTTGCAAAGTCTCTCTCCCCAGAAAGCGACTGCATCAATATCCACACGAGCTAAGCGGTGGCATGAGACAACGCGTCATGATCGCCATGGCCTTAGCCTGCAATCCAAGTTTATTGATAGCCGATGAACCTACAACTGCATTAGATGTAACGGTTCAAGCCCAAATTCTCGAACTCATACTGGACCTTCAAGAAAAAATGGGCACGGCCGTGTTGTTCATTACACACGACCTTGGGGTGATCAATGAAGTCGCCGATAACGTGGCCGTAATGTATTGTGGACGTATCGTAGAGTATGGGAAGACGAAAGATGTTCTAAGGCATCCGCTTCATCCCTATACAAAAGGGCTTTTGGCTTCTTTGCCCACCATCAGGGGACCCAGAAGGCCGCTCAAGCCAATTAAAGGTACAGTTCCGTCACCTCAAGAAATAGCTTCGGGTTGCAAGTTTGCCCCGCGTTGCGATTATGCAGGATGTGATTGCAAAAACGTCGAACCTCCCCTTGTAAATATTGATGATCGACTTGTGCGATGTCATAGCATCCCATGAAATGAGAAAGGGCTGATGTTATGCTCGATAGTTTGCTCAAGTTGCAAGATTTGAGAGTTTACTTCTCGGCATCAAGTGGCCTATTTGGAAAGAAGCAATATGTAAAAGCCGTCGATGGCATCAATTTGGAAATTATGGCAGGCGAGGTATTAGGCCTAGTTGGTGAGAGCGGCTGCGGCAAATCTACCCTGGGTCGGTCCATTGTGAGGCTGGTGGAAGCTGAAAGGGATAGCAAGATATTTTATCGTGGCGATAACATACTTTCCTACGATAAAAGGCAACTTAAGGGGTATCGTAAAAAGGCCCAGATGGTCTTTCAGGATCCCTTTGGTTCCCTTAACCCAAGGTTGACGGTTGGGGAAACGATAGAAGAGGTGTTAATCGTTCACGAAAAAGCGACCAAATCTGAAAGAAAGAATAAAGTCATCAGGCTTATGGATGCGGTTGGATTACCAGCCCATTTCCGATCTAGATACCCTCACGAATTAAGCGGAGGACAAAGACAGAGGGTTGTCATCGCCAGGGCTTTGGCCATAGATCCCGAGTTTCTCGTCTGTGACGAACCGGTTTCGGCGTTGGACGTCTCCATCAGGGCTCAAATTATAAACCTATTCGAGGATCTTCAAAGAAGGTTTAACTTGACCTATTTGTTCATATCTCATGACATGAGCGTTGTGAGACACATAAGCACACGAGTTGCCGTCATGTACCTTGGGAAAATTGTTGAAATCGCGGAGACCGATAGGTTGTTTGAAAGCCCTCTTCATCCATATACAGATGCATTACTGGATTCAATTCCAGATATCTTAACGGAGATGAGGGGTAGGCGCAAAATTCTTGAGGGAGATGTCCCAAGTCCTTTATCGCCTCCCGAGGGGTGTCGATTTCATCCTAGGTGTTTTAAGGCCAAGGAAAAATGCGCAATTGATGAGCCGCCTCTGATAGAGAAGGGAGATAATCATTTTGTAGCTTGTCATTATGCTTAACTTTTAGGGGCAAGTAAAACTGGTGTCAGAAAAGGAAGGAGGCAGGAGAATATGGGTAAGATGAAGGGGTTTTTAAGGGTACCTGTTTTTGTAGCTTCTATGTTGATCTTGCTTTTTGGGGTTTTTGGCATGATGCTCATGGGGCCACCCACGATGGCGGCTGAAAAAAAGGTGATCGTTCAAGCCATGGACCGAGATCCTGACATTCTGGATACTATAAAAGCGGCGTGGTATTCCGATGCATTGATCTATTTACACGATCGCCTTGTGTCGAGGGATTACAATTTTGGGTACCGTCCGGGCCTCGCGACAAGTTGGGATGTATCTGGGGATGGATTGGTATGGACCTTTCACCTGCGTCAAGGTGTCACTTTCCATGATGGGACTCCATTTACTGCCAAGGACGTGAAGTGGACGATCGATACAATAAAGGATCCCAAGACCGCATCTCCTTTCGCAGGCGATCTGAAGGCGATCGACAAGGTCAAAATTGTCGACGATTATACTGTGCAAGTCTTCTTAAAATATCCTTTCCCGAATTTGCTCTTCAATCTATCAAACACAGCATCAGGAATACAGAAGGCTGGTTGTTATGACAAGTACGGAGATGATTACGGCATAAAAGTAGTCATAGGAACGGGGCCCTTCATGTTCAAGGAGTGGGTGCGTGGGGACAGGATAGTTCTCGTTAAGAATCCTAACTACCATTGGGGTCCCGAATGGATGTCAAATCAAGGGCCACCTCTCTTCGATGAGCTGGTCATTCGAACGATCCCGGAAGAAAGTTCGCGCATCATGGAATTGGTGACCGGTGGCGTTCATGTCCTCCGCGATGTGCCTCCGCTCCAGGTTGATAAACTAAAAAACAATCCCGAGATAAATATTTTTACTGAACAGTCAACGAGGCTGGGATATCTTGCATATGCATGCGACAAGAAGCCCTTCGATAACGTCCTTGTGAGGAGGGCCATTAACCATGCTGTCGATAGGGATACGATAGTGAAATACATCTTCAATGGCCACGCAACGCCGGCATATGGCTATCTTCCCCCGGCCCTAAAGGACGAATATCTTGCTGAAAGCGAAAAATTGGGTTATAAATACGATCCCGCTAAGGCAAAAGCCCTGCTTGCAGAGGCAGGATTCTCTAAAGGCTTTGAGACGACCCTGTCTGCAGAGAATGACTCCACATCGAAAAGGCTCGCCGAGGTACTTCAGGCACAACTAGCCGATGTGGGCATCAAGGCCAAGATCCAGCTATATGACAGCGCAAGCTATGTGGCCATGTTGAAGGCAGGTCAACAGGATTTGTTCATTCGTCTATATAGTTGGCCTAATGCGGATATTCTAGACTGGTTCTTGTTGTCGTCGCAATTTCCATACCCGAACCACTCTCGCTGGTGCGACCCAAAGACGGATGAATTGATCAACTCTGCAGCGTCTGCTCCTACATGGGAAAAACGGGCGCAAGGGTATAAGGAAGTACAAAGACATCTCATCGAGCAGGCAGTATGGTGTCCCATCTATATCCCGGATATGATGTTGGCTGTGCGTAAAGAAGTGATAAACTTCAAGATTCATCCATGGATGATTCAATATAGCGACGGCATCGACATTAAGACGAAATAGACCTTGTTTTAAATTCGGTTCACTGGAGGAGGGAGATCACGTGCCATCTCCTTCCTCCAGTGAAAGCAACAGGAGTGGTCATAATGTTGCGCTATTTTGCTAGGCGTATGACGTTTCTTGTTTTAACCTTGTTGGGCATGACGATCATAATATTTTCCATGCTTCATCTGGCTCCTGGAGATCCGATAGATTTGATCGTCGGCCCCAATGTTACGCCAGAGGTTAGGGAAAATATACGTCACCAATATGGTTTGGATGAGCCCCTGGTAGTTCAGTATTTTGGCTTCATGAAATCCCTATTGCATGGAGATCTTGGAGAATCGATAATTCAGCATAAGCCGGTCTCAGAGCTGATAGCTGAGAGATTTTTTGTAACATTGGAATTAAGCATAACGGCTTTAGTGATATCCTTTTTGATCGCAATACCAATAGGTATCAAAGCCGCATTGAAGAGAAATACGATTACAGATTATTCGCTCATGGCAGTTTCTTTAATTGGCATTTCAATGCCAACATTTTGGTTTGGGCTCATGCTCCTTTATATAGTGGCTTTCAAGTTGAGGCTTTTCCCCATTTCTGGTTACGGGACGTGGAAGCATCTTATTTTGCCGGCGTTAACGATAGGTATAACTGATGCCGCTTTGGTTGCGCGAATGGTGCGATCGAGCATGCTCGAGGTCATTCGTCAGGATTATATACGTACTGCTCGAAGCAAAGGGCTAGCTGAAAGAGTAGTGATTAACAAACATGCCTTGAGAAACGCTCTCATTCCGATCATTACCCTGTTTGGGTTGCGCATCGGATGGGTAGTTGGCGGGTCCGTTGTAGTGGAGATCGTCTTTGCAAGACCAGGATTGGGAAGGTTGATGGTAGACTCCATATTGGCTCGCGATTACCCTGTCGTGCAGGGAACAATGATTGTTTTGACGACATGCATAATACTGGGGAACCTCTTCGCGGATGTTTTGTATGCTATCGTAGATCCCAGAATAAAGCTAAGATGAAGTCCCCATGAGGATTAAGGTGGCGATCATATGGCTGAAGAAATCGTAAATACCAGTAGACCTGCTGAGAACGATAGCGCCCTTTATGGCCTGATGAAGCGATTGTTTCGAAACAAAGCTGCTGTTTTTGGGCTCATTATCATAGCATTAATGTTTTTATGCGCTCTGTTTGCCCCAATGTTAGCTACATACGATTTTGCCAAGCAGGATCTTCCATCGATGTTACAGCCCCCATCGAAGGCCCATATATTTGGTACCGATGAATTCGGACGCGATATTTATAGCAGGATAGTTTATGGCTCCAGAGTATCCTTGGAAGTGGGTTTTTTGGCAGTTGGAATTTCGCTGCTGGCAGGTTTAGTATTGGGAAGCGTCGCCGGTTATTACGGTAGGACACTTGATAGCGTCATATGCGCATTGATCGATATAGCCCTGGCATTTCCCATGACATTGTTGGCCATTGCCATAATAGCGATACTTGGTCCGGGGCTGTTTAACGTCTGCTTGGCAATCGCGCTTTCGTCTTGGGGGTCCTTTGCCCGAATTGTCAGAGGTCAGTTCCTGTCTTTAAAAAACCAAGAATTTGTAGAGGCCGCCAAGATCCTGGGTTACTCGGATGTGCGAATTATATTCCGTCACATACTGCCCAATTCGTTGGCCCCATTGGTAGTTTTAACGACCCTTGAAGTGCCTAAGGCAATAATAGTTGAGGCAACGCTCAGCTTCCTTGGTTTAGGGATACAGCCCCCTCTGCCTAGTTGGGGTTCAATCATGAGTTCTGGTCGCTCTTTTCTTTTCGATGCCCCATGGATAACGGTATTCCCGGGAGTGATGATCATTTTGGTGGTTATGGGCTTTAATCTCTTTGGGGATGCCTTGCGAGATACGCTAGATCCAAGGCTTCGAAACTAGATATAGATAATAACTATAAGGAGTGTATAGATTAGATTGAAGCCTTTAATCGGAGTAAGCTGCGCATGGTCTGTAGAGACGTGGTCTTCCGACGAGAGCCAAGATGGTTACCTATACGTTGGAAAGGAATATGTCGATGCTGTTTTGGATTCTGGGGGCGTGCCTTTTGTTCTTCCCATCGTCAGCAATGAAGAAATCCTAAAAGCAGTGGCAATGGACATCGTATCAGTCATTGATGGGTTGTTGCTAAGCGGGGGAGGTAGCGTAGTGGGGATGCCCTCGAAACCAACGCGACCGACACTGATCGAACAGCAGCCAATACGATACCAATTTGAGAAAGAGTTATTGCTCCATGCCCGCGAGAAAGGGATGCCCATATTCGGGATATGTCGCGGTTGCCAGATGATCGCTGAAGTGTTCGGGGGAAAGATGAATTATTCTTGCTTTTTGCAGGGCCATCGGCAAAAAGAGCCTGGCGATCGCCCTACGCATAGCATAAAGATTATGGATAATACCAAAGCTAGACAAGTTGTACAGGTCGACAGCATGATGGTCAACAGCTTTCATGTCCAATGTATAGATTTTGTGCCTGAAGGGTTTGTAGCAAGCGGGATCTCAGATGACGGAGTGATCGAGATGATCGAATCGACTGTTGATCCCTTTGTTTGGGGGACTCAATTTCATCCCGAAGAAATGCGTTTATCCAGCGAGTTGGCAAAAAGGATCATCGATTTTTTCATAAAAAAAGCTCAAACTTATAAACAATCACGATAGCGTCGTAATTAGCAGACAAGCAACCTGTAGCATCGAACTAAATACATGAGTCAATATTTTGACTTTCTTGGGAAGGGATAAAATGCTCGATATAGTTATAAAAAACGGTACGATCATAGATGGAACGGGTAAAAAGGGGTACGTTGCCGATGTCGGGATTAAAGGCGAGTACATATGTAAAATTCATGACGAAATTAAAGATGAGGCCAAAGAATATATTGATGCTAAAGGATTTATAGTATCTCCAGGTTTTATTGATGCCCATGGCCACTCTGACTTTACTATTTTCATAAACAACTTCGGAGAGAGCAAAATAAGGCAGGGCATAACTACTGAGGTGGTTGGAAATTGCGGGTTTACCGCCGGGCCAATCACGGCAGAACATAAGGACGACCAACTCCAATATTTAGCGAATACCATAGTTTTGAGCGATGAGATGAGGGAAAAATGGAATTGGGAAAGTCAAAAAAGTTTTTTGGATTATTCCTCGAGAAATGGGATGTCCTTCAATTTAGCCCCCCTGGTGGGCCATGGAATGATTCGTGTCGGCGTAATGGGGTTTGAACAGAGAAGGCCAACGCATGACGAAATGGATAGGATGAAAGCCCTCCTCAAGCACGAGCTGGATAATGGCTTTTATGGTTTATCCACGGCATTTCAATATGAACCAGGAAATTTCATGGAAATGGATGAAATAGCAGAGTTGTGCAAGTTGGTTAAGGAGTATGATGGTATATATACCATTCACATGCGAGATGAAGGCAAAGATTTAATCCCCTGCGTCAAACATGCCATAGCAATAGCCAGAAAAACCCGGGCGAGGATTCAGATATCCCACTTGAAAGCCACCTATAAACCCAATTGGGGCAAAGTTAACGAAGCAATAGCATTGATTGACGATGCCTACAACGATGGTTTGGATGTGGGATTTGACGTCTACCCCTATACGGCCTTTGGCAGTGGGCTGATCGACTTAGTCCCGCCGTGGGCGAAAAAAGATGGCCCCAAGGAAATGGTGAACTTGCTCAAGGACGAAAAGGCGAGGCGAAGGGCCGTTATGGATATGAAAGACGGGATAAAAGATTGGGAAACGATAATGATCTGCGACGATTGGGATGAATGTGTCAAAATTGCGTTGTTAAAGAGCGAGAAGAATAAAAAGTATGAAGGTATGACCATAAAAGAGATTGCCAAAGACATGCAATGCTCTCCTTACGAAGCCGTAATCCAACTGTTGATCGATGAAGATGCGGCCGTAAAGTGCATATATTTCGCCATGTGCGAAGAGGATTTGATTAACATCATGCGACACTGTAGGGCATGCTTTGGAACCGACGGAAGGGCATGCGCAACCTATGGCGAATTGAGCAAGGGTTCTGTGCATCCGCGTTATTACGGCACATATCCGAGGATATTTGGGCGCTACGTAAGAGAAAAGAAAGTGCTAACTTTGGAAGAGGCCGTTAAAAAATCCACCTCACTACCGGCTGAAAGATTTCACATACACAGGCGCGGAGCGGTTAAAGAGGGTTATTTTGCCGACATAACCATATTTGACCAGGACAAAATTATCGATACCGCTACCTTTAAAAACCCTCACCAGTACCCTCAGGGCATCGAGCATGTCATCGTAAACGGCAAAGTAGTCATAAATCGAGATGCTCATACCGGACGATTGCCGGGTGTGGTCCTTCAGAAAAAAACAGGTTGAAGCGTGGGATGCCTGGAATTGAGGCACGACTTATCGTAAGAAGCATGGCGGTGCCACGAGTCCGGAAAGAGCAATTATTTTATGGCTGAATTCCTTGACATCATCGCCTCGAAATCGATGGCCCTTTTAAAGCTCAAGTTTAAGGTTAAAAGTGGAGCAAAATAAAGAAAAATACTTAATAAATCAAAGTTAATGTAAAAAGCCTTTTAAGTATAGATTTATAGGGGTAAAATTCATTATTGCTTCTGAGCTTTCCAGTCCATGGTCAAGGAAGCTTCATCTTTCGCATATACGACGAATACCGTATCTTTGCGCTATCTTCACTGCCCTTTGAAACTCAGCGCGATTGATGGACTTTGAAAGCTCGGGATACTGTCTAGCCATGTATAAAGGGCGGTACTGGTCCATTATGTTTACGAAGGTTTCGGTAGAAATTTCGGTGGCCAAAAATTCCATCACCTTTTCCGTGCCGGCAAGGTCGCCTGGAAGCACCAAGTGCCTCGCCAAAAGCCCTTTTACGGCAATTCCACTATCGTCCGTCTTTAAATCTCCCACCTGTCGGTGCATTTCCTTGACAGCTTTCTTCGCAACTGTGAAGTAATTGGGGACCTGGGAGTACCGATTGCCCGTCTCGTCGTCGCCGTATTTTATGTCCGGCATGTATATGTTGACGATCCCATCGAGCAACTTCAAAGTATCGACGGAATCGTAGCCGCCCGTGTTGTAGACGATGGGAATTTTCAAACCCTCCTCGAAGGCGATAAGAAGGGCTTCCAATATTTGGGCGACGCAGTGCGTGGGAGATACCAAGTTAATGTTATATATGGTTTTATAGTATAAAGCCTTAAGCGAAAATGAATAGGACTGTATAATAAGGTTAAGGCTTTATATCGCCCGAAGCGTAAAAACGCAATAGGAAGAATAAAATTTTTGCCGGGGATAGGCCAGCCTTGCAAACTGGCTGACAAGCGAAGTCTCCCCGCTTCCCCGGCAACAATTTCAAAAATAGGGAGACAGAAAGGGAGACGAAATATGAAATCTATGAAAGGGAAAGTCATTCGGGACATTAGGAACCAGGAAGCAAAAAGAAAGCAACTCCAAAAGGAGGTGTTCAACCAGCGGTACAATGCTACGAAAGAGGCGAAGTTCATAGACAAGGAGGATATAAATATGAATAGCTTCCGGGCTATTCCTAAAAGCGTGATACAAGAGCTAGGCTTATCGAAAGCGGCCCTGGCTGTTTATCCGGTGCTCTGCTGTGAGGCCGATTTTGAGAAGGATGAAGCCTTCCAAATATCGCAGAAAAATATTGCCCGCTTTGCAGGAGTGAGCGAGAACAGCGTCCGCAATGCCTTGAAGGAATTGGAGAACGCCGGACTGCTAACAAAAGAAAAGGTTACAGATGGCCCCCGCCACTTCTACGTCTATAAAGTGACCTTTTATCGTAGGCCTGAGCTAGAAGCAAACGAACAACGTGGGGATGCAATCTATTTTTATAACTGCATTATTGATAACGGAATATGGGCTGAGCTAAAACCAAGGGCGAAGGTTCTTTATTTGACCCTGCGTGCTGTCGCGAAGCAGGATCTTGAACTATATTCTGTTATCGAAGGGGAGAATTACGGTGGGGATTGGAACGGGGTTAACTACGATGATTATATCCGCAACCGTAAATGGGACGTCTGCGATATTTCCCTTTCTAAACTCTGTAAGCTAGTTAAAATTGAACGTACGAATCTAACCCCAATATTGGAGGAACTAGAACGATATAAATTGATTGAGAGGGTTGGAGAATGGACGAAAGTTTATCTAAAACCTGGACGTCTGTTAAGACACAAAACCTTAACGTCTAAAATCGCCTATTAAAACTTAACGGTTGCCTTATTAAAAATTACGGGTTGCCCTATTAAAATTTTAGGGTTGCCCTATTAAAATTTAAGGGTTGCCCTATTAAAACTTAACCATATATATAGAATATTTATTTAGAATTAAATTAGAATTTATTAGAATTATTAGGCTTTGAACTTGGAAAGTTCAAAGAATGTGAGATTCTTCTATTAAAGAAAAGATAGTATTCCTCCATTAAAGAAAAGATAGTATTCCTTCACTAAAGATTTACAAAGTTTATTTAGAATTAAATTAGAATTTATTTATGCATTGAACTAAAATTCAATGGATGATTAATTAAATCAAATTCCTCCAATTAAAGATTTACAAAGTTTCCTCCAATAAAGATTTATATAGGTTCCTCCAATAAATAAATGTATTCAGCCATTACTGCTTTTAGCAGTTCGGCCCATTACAAACAAAAATATTCTTTCCATGAAAAATATTAGTGGGTTCCGCCATCCTGCTTTCAGCAGCCCGGCCAGTCCCATATAAAGGCTCCGACAGTCCTGCGCCGGCCTAGCTATGCATTGACCCCGGCCCGGCTATGCATCGCCCCCGCCTATGCACCGATTTACTGCCAATTTTTTGCCATTTTAAGCCGCTGAAAAGCCTTCCCCATATAAAAGGTATTCCCCACAGCCTATAGAGCAAAATAGAGCAAATT is a window from the Acetomicrobium flavidum genome containing:
- a CDS encoding N-acyl-D-amino-acid deacylase family protein translates to MLDIVIKNGTIIDGTGKKGYVADVGIKGEYICKIHDEIKDEAKEYIDAKGFIVSPGFIDAHGHSDFTIFINNFGESKIRQGITTEVVGNCGFTAGPITAEHKDDQLQYLANTIVLSDEMREKWNWESQKSFLDYSSRNGMSFNLAPLVGHGMIRVGVMGFEQRRPTHDEMDRMKALLKHELDNGFYGLSTAFQYEPGNFMEMDEIAELCKLVKEYDGIYTIHMRDEGKDLIPCVKHAIAIARKTRARIQISHLKATYKPNWGKVNEAIALIDDAYNDGLDVGFDVYPYTAFGSGLIDLVPPWAKKDGPKEMVNLLKDEKARRRAVMDMKDGIKDWETIMICDDWDECVKIALLKSEKNKKYEGMTIKEIAKDMQCSPYEAVIQLLIDEDAAVKCIYFAMCEEDLINIMRHCRACFGTDGRACATYGELSKGSVHPRYYGTYPRIFGRYVREKKVLTLEEAVKKSTSLPAERFHIHRRGAVKEGYFADITIFDQDKIIDTATFKNPHQYPQGIEHVIVNGKVVINRDAHTGRLPGVVLQKKTG
- a CDS encoding helix-turn-helix domain-containing protein; the encoded protein is MKSMKGKVIRDIRNQEAKRKQLQKEVFNQRYNATKEAKFIDKEDINMNSFRAIPKSVIQELGLSKAALAVYPVLCCEADFEKDEAFQISQKNIARFAGVSENSVRNALKELENAGLLTKEKVTDGPRHFYVYKVTFYRRPELEANEQRGDAIYFYNCIIDNGIWAELKPRAKVLYLTLRAVAKQDLELYSVIEGENYGGDWNGVNYDDYIRNRKWDVCDISLSKLCKLVKIERTNLTPILEELERYKLIERVGEWTKVYLKPGRLLRHKTLTSKIAY